The Solanum dulcamara chromosome 2, daSolDulc1.2, whole genome shotgun sequence region CACAACAACtactacaacaacatacctattAGGTACCACATATCCAAACAAACACATTTCTCCTGCCCTTTAATCATGCCAAGAAACAAAGTTAACTTCACTTTCATTGAAGATGAGAGTAAAAGAAAAGTCTCATACCAGAAAAGACAAAAAGGTCTCTTCAAAAAGTGTGAAGAGCTCAAAACACTTTGGGATGTTGAAGTGGCTGCTGTTGTCTATGGTCTTTATAGAAATGACCCATATATATTTCCAAATAATGACGCTGCACGCCCCACTTTTATAAAGTTGAAGGAGTTGCCGACGTTGGAGAAATCCAAAAATATGGTGACAATAGAAGAGTTCACCGAGCAAAGGATCGATAAGTTAGAGGAACAACTAcacaaaataagaaaggaaaatagagTCAAGAAAATGACAAATGAGATGTATGAGGTGTTAAGTGGAAAAAAAGTTTCTGCTGACATGCACCCTTACGATCAGAATGACCTGAGTCGCGTGATCAAGAAAAACCTCAAAGAGGTTCGAGAATTAATGAGGAAAAATGTTGATGGAGAGGGTTCTACATCGAATGCCTCTCAACCCATTGTTGAATCAATGGTAACTGGTAGGACCAACTCTGGAGGGCCAAGGGATCCTTCTCCTCTATTGTT contains the following coding sequences:
- the LOC129872534 gene encoding MADS-box transcription factor PHERES 1-like; amino-acid sequence: MPRNKVNFTFIEDESKRKVSYQKRQKGLFKKCEELKTLWDVEVAAVVYGLYRNDPYIFPNNDAARPTFIKLKELPTLEKSKNMVTIEEFTEQRIDKLEEQLHKIRKENRVKKMTNEMYEVLSGKKVSADMHPYDQNDLSRVIKKNLKEVRELMRKNVDGEGSTSNASQPIVESMVTGRTNSGGPRDPSPLLFAQMFPPVGPILLS